The Gloeobacter violaceus PCC 7421 DNA window GTGGCAGGTCTACCGCGGGGCGCAGTACGAGACCGAATCGGTGCGCCGGGCGGTGGAGGCTACCGCCGGACAGGTGATCACCTTCCAGGGCAATTTGATCAACGCCATGTACCACAGCCACTCCGGTGGCCGCACTGAAGACATCAAAGTCTACGGCGAAGAGGACAAGCCCTACCTGCGCACGGTCGAAGATTTTGATCAGGCCGCCCCCTACTGGAAGTGGCAGCAGGTGATCCCGGCTGTCAACCTGCGCAAAACCTTTGGCCTCGAGGCGGTGGGTGAACTGCTCGATGTCAAAGTGCTCGAGCGCAGCACCAGCGGCCGGATTCTCGCGCTGCAGTTCGTGGGCAGCAAAGGCAGCCAACTGCTCAAAGGCACCGATGTGCGCCTCAAACTCGGCCTGCGCAGCAACTTCTTCGAGATCACCCCCGTAGGCGGGGCGGGCAATGGACCGGTGACCGCCCTCACCTTCGACGGACGCGGCTTCGGCCACGGCCTCGGCATGAGCCAGTGGGGGGCGCGCGCCCTCGCGACTTTGGGTTGGAATTGCTCCCGCATCCTCAAGCACTACTACCAGGGCGTCACCCTGCAGAAGCAAATCTTCTAGGGCGTACCCGGTCCTCGGGAATCATTCGGCAATGGGATGGGAAAATTTCGCCCGCATCCTTTACATTGATTTTTAGCTTTCGCCGAGACGCCACCTTGCAGGACATTGTCACCGAGGATCATTCC harbors:
- a CDS encoding SpoIID/LytB domain-containing protein gives rise to the protein MLLSTPARAIDLRVAVEEEVSAITVGSSVEARLVDERGQTLGTLPAMQPLTMAAAGSQVQALNVRVGRIRVVPSRPEGLVFVGDRWFRGAAEAFASGGRLTAINLVDLEAYLYGVVGAEMVASWPEEALKAQAIAARTYALFHWGRRQNQTHDIGDTVQWQVYRGAQYETESVRRAVEATAGQVITFQGNLINAMYHSHSGGRTEDIKVYGEEDKPYLRTVEDFDQAAPYWKWQQVIPAVNLRKTFGLEAVGELLDVKVLERSTSGRILALQFVGSKGSQLLKGTDVRLKLGLRSNFFEITPVGGAGNGPVTALTFDGRGFGHGLGMSQWGARALATLGWNCSRILKHYYQGVTLQKQIF